The following proteins come from a genomic window of Rhodohalobacter sp. 614A:
- a CDS encoding S10 family peptidase, producing the protein MDSVNKTNYIRLLFILFCGLYLSNPLLIQAQELNRELPADTVLVSTDEVTIKGENIPYQVMTGTQPVYGEDGEPDAALYFTYYERTDVDDKANRPIFISFNGGPGAGSLWMHLGYTSPKRLKISDEGYPVQPYGIEDNPHSILDVADIVYVNPVNTGFSRILNDGEGEQFFGVNEDLTYLADWIDNFISRRGRWESPKYLIGESYGTPRVSGLSGMLQSRHWMFLNGVILVSPTGLGLEPAGPAPRSSVLKLPYYTAAAWYHNQLPSELQSRDLTDLLPEVEDFTIDEYLPAVSRGGFIDDAKKQEITGKVAQYAGLSEEFVSNYNNVVPESAFWKELLRDEGFTIGRLDSRYKGIDKAAGGDRYDYPAEYSSWKHSFTPAINHYLRDVLGFETDLQYYVSGPVRPWNRDGNETGEMLRQAMAENPNLKVMVQSGYYDGATDYFSAKYVMWNLDPSGKMKDRFRFEGYRSGHMMYLRTEDLESSNEHIREFIMDSLPEEGAPAQY; encoded by the coding sequence ATGGATTCTGTAAATAAAACCAACTATATACGTTTACTATTTATACTTTTTTGTGGGTTGTACCTGAGCAATCCGTTGCTCATTCAGGCACAGGAATTAAACCGGGAATTGCCTGCGGATACCGTTTTGGTTTCCACAGATGAAGTGACCATCAAGGGCGAAAATATTCCTTATCAAGTCATGACCGGAACCCAGCCGGTGTACGGTGAAGACGGTGAACCCGATGCGGCGCTTTATTTTACTTATTACGAACGAACGGATGTGGACGATAAAGCCAATCGCCCGATTTTTATCTCGTTCAATGGCGGGCCGGGAGCCGGATCGCTCTGGATGCACCTGGGATACACCAGCCCGAAACGCCTGAAAATCAGTGACGAAGGATATCCCGTTCAGCCATATGGAATTGAAGACAATCCGCATTCAATTTTAGATGTGGCCGATATCGTATATGTGAATCCAGTAAATACCGGTTTTTCCAGGATTCTGAATGATGGAGAAGGCGAACAATTTTTTGGGGTGAATGAAGATCTGACGTACTTGGCAGATTGGATCGATAATTTTATTTCGCGTCGCGGACGATGGGAATCACCAAAATATTTGATTGGTGAAAGTTATGGAACGCCTCGTGTTTCCGGTCTTTCAGGTATGCTTCAAAGCCGGCACTGGATGTTTTTAAATGGTGTGATTTTAGTTTCCCCCACGGGATTGGGTCTCGAACCGGCCGGTCCGGCACCCCGGTCGTCAGTTCTTAAATTACCATATTATACGGCCGCGGCCTGGTATCACAATCAACTGCCCTCTGAATTACAGAGCAGGGATCTGACGGATCTGCTGCCGGAAGTAGAAGATTTTACGATTGATGAATACTTGCCGGCCGTATCGCGTGGAGGATTTATCGATGATGCTAAAAAGCAAGAGATCACCGGAAAAGTAGCTCAATATGCGGGTTTGTCCGAAGAGTTTGTAAGCAATTACAACAACGTTGTACCGGAATCGGCTTTCTGGAAAGAGTTACTGCGTGATGAGGGTTTTACCATTGGCCGTCTCGATTCGAGATATAAAGGAATTGATAAAGCAGCCGGTGGGGATCGATACGACTATCCGGCGGAATATTCTTCGTGGAAGCATTCCTTTACGCCTGCAATCAACCACTATTTGAGGGATGTTCTCGGCTTTGAAACCGATCTGCAATATTACGTATCGGGCCCGGTTCGTCCGTGGAACCGAGATGGAAATGAAACCGGAGAAATGCTGCGGCAGGCCATGGCAGAAAATCCCAATCTTAAAGTGATGGTTCAGTCCGGTTATTATGACGGAGCGACGGATTATTTCTCCGCCAAGTATGTAATGTGGAATCTGGATCCTAGTGGAAAAATGAAAGACCGCTTTCGGTTTGAAGGCTATCGTAGCGGACATATGATGTACCTGAGAACGGAAGACCTGGAAAGCTCCAATGAGCATATCCGGGAGTTTATCATGGATTCACTTCCCGAAGAAGGAGCTCCGGCGCAGTACTAA
- a CDS encoding tetratricopeptide repeat protein, giving the protein MVKLIFGRFRQLFLIFILISTITACSQSETEIYVDDTNEALTLLEQQRSEAITALEQEVTAENVNKLIDLGSWIEADQFLKQSSGSGIDLSLAEARLLMKKHQYQQAEEVVQNVLQENPSHIGANVLKAKLDVQAWNLSEAALTAQEILEAEPENKDAGVIMGQVALLSRDYESALEWAEDVQSWYPDFADSYLLEAETQFWDQNPAEAEEALTRAIELDPFNADARFSYGYAIWRRVDATQLDDMANQWNLAMEVNPLHYLTHWHFGNGHTNLTYADYAEPSDSLVRARLAEADALIPEGRVDEAIAMSYEIESEYPESVLPEMFRGSAFYMHYNMDHIARIDSAQAAFESILERKQNYGPAHNGLAAVIKQRQFTYLNAYPQLEEVIDQTEIPEEGSVFYDVFEDANYYPGDRVKKMIAQQIGPSKAYLPMIQMFDSDFAIPPLHKDLAEAMEQSYFRFGTTFDNRQWMDIRGVGSGATGIEYLERGAHLERNVLAHEYAHLYHGRILTDKESRRIRELYFAAKEGDYTLDYYASNNESEYFAQGYAGFLSESKVHPLNHKSMNTKEYIQEKDPDLYAFLDSLLQKQQAYLDGETELFDDNWAQTYVSLAGRSGWGGGPDIEQAAEYLETALSYSSDYLPALLEYAELHAEQGDFEAAADKITQAKEVDENYAPIYVTEANLMHQEALQGKITFQESIESQQALFEKVDSLETDLAERASVNRLFRSRLEEYGHVKEAMDVANGYAENGPTVSTYLRDRKEEAEAYADFLQSKLGFSEEVIEPFQELVGQNPQNFEYRRMYADVLYNAGDYEEALRVLEEGQRILESANNERADYTLRIARLIFDNSPEEALSMLSDLDKDELSSEDQVLLAELYIESGETEEASSVIEAMDEPVTPIEKANRQYIEGKLAISSGENESAIEHYQSALSENPYHLNARQELTELYEIQDNESAAEELSEEAEQLGINL; this is encoded by the coding sequence GTGGTTAAACTTATTTTTGGTCGATTTAGGCAACTATTCCTGATTTTTATTCTCATTTCTACCATAACAGCTTGCTCTCAATCAGAAACAGAAATCTATGTAGATGATACCAATGAGGCTTTGACGCTTCTTGAGCAACAGCGCTCGGAAGCTATCACTGCTTTGGAACAGGAGGTAACGGCCGAAAACGTAAATAAATTAATTGATCTTGGGAGCTGGATAGAGGCCGATCAGTTTTTAAAACAAAGCTCCGGATCAGGTATAGATCTGAGTTTGGCGGAGGCTCGTCTTCTGATGAAAAAGCATCAATATCAACAGGCAGAAGAAGTAGTTCAGAATGTGCTGCAGGAGAATCCATCACACATCGGCGCAAACGTTCTAAAAGCAAAGCTGGACGTACAAGCCTGGAATCTGTCTGAAGCAGCGCTAACCGCTCAGGAAATTTTAGAAGCCGAGCCGGAAAATAAAGATGCCGGTGTGATTATGGGCCAGGTAGCTCTTTTGAGTCGGGATTATGAATCGGCGTTAGAATGGGCGGAGGATGTACAATCTTGGTACCCGGATTTTGCCGACAGTTATCTTTTGGAAGCGGAAACCCAGTTTTGGGATCAAAATCCCGCCGAAGCTGAAGAAGCTCTCACCCGTGCAATTGAACTTGATCCATTTAACGCGGATGCCCGTTTTAGTTATGGTTATGCTATCTGGCGCCGTGTGGATGCCACTCAGCTTGACGATATGGCTAATCAGTGGAACCTGGCGATGGAGGTGAATCCGTTGCACTATCTCACGCATTGGCACTTCGGAAATGGCCACACCAATTTAACCTATGCCGATTATGCGGAACCGAGCGACAGCCTCGTACGTGCCCGGCTGGCGGAAGCGGATGCCTTAATCCCGGAAGGAAGAGTAGATGAAGCGATTGCAATGTCTTACGAAATTGAGTCGGAATATCCCGAGTCTGTATTGCCCGAAATGTTTCGCGGATCGGCATTTTACATGCATTACAATATGGATCATATTGCCAGGATTGATTCCGCGCAGGCTGCATTTGAATCGATTTTGGAACGCAAGCAGAACTATGGCCCGGCTCATAATGGGTTGGCGGCTGTCATCAAACAGCGTCAGTTTACCTACCTGAATGCCTATCCACAGCTCGAAGAAGTGATTGATCAGACCGAAATTCCCGAAGAAGGGTCGGTTTTTTACGATGTGTTTGAGGATGCGAATTACTATCCGGGAGATCGCGTGAAGAAAATGATCGCCCAGCAGATTGGTCCCAGCAAAGCCTACCTGCCAATGATCCAAATGTTTGATTCCGATTTTGCAATTCCACCCCTACATAAGGATTTGGCCGAGGCGATGGAGCAGAGTTATTTTCGATTCGGTACCACGTTTGATAATCGCCAGTGGATGGACATTCGCGGCGTGGGAAGTGGCGCAACCGGAATTGAATATCTCGAACGGGGCGCGCACCTGGAGCGAAATGTGCTGGCTCATGAGTATGCCCATCTCTATCACGGGCGAATCCTGACGGATAAAGAAAGCCGTCGAATTCGGGAGCTTTATTTTGCGGCCAAAGAGGGAGATTACACATTGGATTATTACGCCAGCAATAATGAAAGTGAATATTTTGCGCAGGGATATGCCGGGTTTTTGTCTGAGTCGAAAGTGCATCCGCTGAATCATAAATCGATGAATACAAAAGAATACATTCAGGAAAAAGATCCTGATTTGTATGCATTTCTGGATTCTCTTCTCCAAAAACAACAAGCCTATTTGGATGGCGAAACCGAGCTTTTTGATGATAACTGGGCGCAAACATATGTATCACTTGCGGGACGTTCGGGTTGGGGAGGCGGTCCTGACATTGAACAGGCGGCGGAGTATTTGGAAACGGCGCTGTCTTATAGTTCCGATTATCTTCCGGCGCTGTTAGAATACGCTGAGTTACACGCAGAGCAAGGCGATTTTGAAGCAGCAGCCGACAAAATCACCCAGGCCAAAGAGGTTGATGAAAATTATGCGCCGATTTACGTGACGGAAGCTAACCTGATGCACCAGGAGGCATTGCAGGGAAAAATAACCTTTCAGGAAAGTATTGAATCACAGCAAGCGCTATTCGAAAAAGTGGATTCGCTGGAAACGGATTTAGCAGAACGCGCGAGTGTGAATCGGTTATTCAGAAGTCGGCTGGAGGAGTACGGGCATGTCAAAGAAGCAATGGACGTGGCGAACGGATATGCAGAAAACGGGCCAACGGTTTCGACGTATCTGCGGGATCGCAAAGAGGAAGCCGAAGCATATGCAGATTTTCTTCAAAGCAAGTTGGGTTTCTCTGAAGAAGTCATAGAACCATTTCAGGAACTGGTTGGCCAAAATCCCCAGAATTTTGAATACCGGCGAATGTATGCGGATGTTCTTTACAATGCTGGCGACTATGAAGAAGCACTTCGGGTTCTTGAAGAAGGACAGCGAATTTTGGAATCCGCCAATAATGAACGAGCAGATTATACACTTCGCATCGCCCGATTAATATTTGATAATAGCCCAGAAGAAGCTCTTTCCATGTTGAGTGACCTGGACAAAGATGAGCTCAGCAGCGAAGATCAGGTGCTATTGGCGGAATTATATATCGAATCAGGTGAAACAGAGGAGGCTTCATCGGTCATCGAAGCAATGGACGAACCGGTCACACCGATTGAAAAGGCCAACAGGCAATACATCGAAGGGAAGCTGGCAATCTCATCGGGCGAAAACGAAAGTGCCATCGAACACTATCAGTCAGCATTATCAGAAAATCCCTATCACTTGAACGCTCGCCAGGAATTGACAGAGCTTTATGAAATTCAGGATAATGAGTCGGCCGCAGAAGAACTTTCAGAGGAAGCAGAACAACTGGGAATTAATCTTTGA
- a CDS encoding DUF885 family protein, whose protein sequence is MERSKTKSPAQSQRINIHQIREVYILSFAICVLLMMNPVSIQAQDADVVLDPEWAQDPPELSTLVNFAREESDFRVAVVRYLEDRAAIGRRYPVYYSPVRQERYRDFFTGWQESLEEVDFDALNHEGQIDYILLKNRVTYDLEMLNLDGERWIQISDLVPFSEDLRLLQETRYNRERVVPRESAQTMDDAAILLEELTYELKNSEASDYPDVSPAIASRAANYVAHLRETVSDWNDFYEGYDPMYNFWNRVPYERLQTALQDYENALIENLVGITPGDPGPIIGDPVMAEGLEADLALHMIPYTAEELIAIGEREFEWIVDRFEEVSNDMGFGDDWKAALEHVKGLAPPPGEKPWAIFDIADYSEEYVHNMDNITIPPLAEEVWRLDMQTPERQLINPFFSGGEVTRVSYPTDDMTHQNKLMSMRGNTPPFNFATVHHELIPGHHLQGFMSDRFNVHRGDLNRTPFWGEGWALYWELILWDDGFPRDNPDKIGMLFWRLHRAARIVFSLNFQLGNWSAQEAVDFLVDEVGHERANAEAEVRRSARAMPLYQIAYMIGGMQFRALREEVVDSGDMTLTEFHDAVLQGGRMPIEMVRARLTKHELNADYESQWRWEGDSLAD, encoded by the coding sequence ATGGAACGATCAAAAACCAAATCGCCCGCTCAATCTCAACGAATAAATATTCATCAGATACGAGAAGTCTACATTTTGTCATTTGCGATATGTGTTCTTTTAATGATGAATCCTGTTTCCATTCAGGCTCAGGATGCAGATGTAGTTCTGGATCCCGAGTGGGCACAAGATCCACCTGAACTTTCAACACTTGTGAATTTTGCCAGGGAAGAAAGTGATTTTCGGGTGGCGGTTGTCCGTTACCTGGAAGATCGTGCAGCAATCGGAAGACGTTATCCCGTTTACTATTCACCAGTCCGGCAGGAACGGTATCGCGACTTTTTTACGGGATGGCAGGAAAGTCTTGAGGAAGTGGACTTTGACGCACTCAATCATGAAGGACAAATCGATTACATCCTCCTGAAAAATCGGGTGACCTATGATCTGGAAATGCTGAATCTCGACGGAGAACGGTGGATCCAAATTTCCGACTTGGTTCCTTTTTCGGAAGATCTGAGGCTTCTCCAAGAAACGCGTTACAATCGTGAACGAGTTGTACCCCGTGAGTCAGCGCAAACCATGGATGATGCGGCCATTTTGCTTGAGGAGCTAACCTACGAATTGAAGAATAGTGAAGCCTCGGACTATCCCGATGTAAGTCCGGCGATAGCCAGCCGCGCGGCTAATTATGTGGCTCACCTGCGCGAAACAGTATCTGACTGGAATGATTTTTATGAGGGCTACGACCCCATGTACAATTTTTGGAACCGCGTTCCCTATGAACGCTTACAAACTGCTCTGCAGGACTACGAAAATGCACTCATCGAAAATTTAGTAGGAATTACTCCGGGTGATCCGGGGCCAATCATCGGTGATCCGGTGATGGCGGAAGGTCTGGAAGCCGATCTGGCTTTACACATGATTCCATACACAGCCGAAGAATTAATCGCTATCGGCGAGCGAGAATTTGAGTGGATTGTTGACCGGTTTGAAGAGGTTTCCAACGATATGGGTTTTGGCGATGACTGGAAAGCTGCTCTTGAACACGTGAAAGGCCTGGCCCCGCCACCGGGAGAAAAACCATGGGCTATTTTTGATATTGCTGATTACTCGGAAGAGTATGTCCACAATATGGATAATATCACCATTCCGCCATTGGCCGAAGAGGTATGGAGATTGGATATGCAAACCCCCGAACGCCAGCTGATTAATCCATTTTTCAGTGGTGGTGAAGTCACTCGCGTATCCTATCCAACTGACGATATGACCCATCAAAATAAATTAATGAGCATGCGGGGAAATACACCGCCATTCAATTTTGCGACGGTTCATCACGAGCTTATTCCCGGTCATCATTTGCAGGGATTCATGTCAGATCGTTTCAATGTACATCGCGGCGATTTGAATCGAACGCCATTTTGGGGCGAAGGTTGGGCACTTTACTGGGAACTGATTCTTTGGGATGACGGCTTCCCCCGCGATAATCCCGACAAGATCGGAATGCTTTTCTGGAGATTACACCGTGCCGCGAGAATTGTCTTTTCGCTGAATTTTCAACTTGGAAACTGGTCGGCCCAGGAGGCAGTGGATTTTCTTGTGGATGAAGTGGGCCATGAGCGAGCTAATGCCGAGGCAGAAGTGCGTCGTTCGGCAAGAGCAATGCCGCTCTATCAGATCGCTTACATGATTGGCGGCATGCAATTCAGGGCACTTCGGGAAGAAGTTGTGGATAGTGGCGATATGACGCTCACGGAATTTCATGATGCTGTTTTACAGGGCGGACGAATGCCGATTGAAATGGTTCGCGCCCGTTTAACCAAACATGAACTGAACGCGGATTATGAAAGCCAGTGGCGGTGGGAAGGAGATTCGCTGGCCGATTAA
- a CDS encoding proline dehydrogenase family protein — translation MKLPFLFAKRFVAGETLGQALPSVQEINNKNIAVTLDLLGEDVTDQQTADETVTEYIHLLKQIQEAGLNATISVKATMLGLSIDKYHCKENLFSLLEVAKDLGQFVRIDMEGSKHTQTTINLFKEAQRQFGNHVGIVIQAYLHRSRNDIEELADLGGDIRICKGAYNEPEDIALQNMNAIRDAYKSYVKVLLKKTYYPRIATHDDELIQWVKQYAKKENIDKCGFEFQMLYGLREQTIIDLVNEGYNARIYVPYGTMWFPYFRRRLAERKENIWFVLSTLFKQ, via the coding sequence ATGAAACTCCCCTTTCTTTTTGCAAAACGTTTTGTAGCAGGTGAAACGTTAGGCCAAGCACTGCCTTCTGTACAAGAGATAAATAATAAAAACATTGCTGTAACTCTCGATTTATTGGGAGAAGATGTTACGGATCAACAAACTGCTGACGAAACGGTTACAGAATATATCCATCTGCTGAAGCAAATTCAGGAAGCGGGATTGAACGCTACCATTTCCGTTAAAGCTACGATGCTGGGCCTCAGTATCGATAAATATCATTGCAAAGAAAATTTGTTCTCTCTTCTTGAAGTGGCAAAAGATCTGGGCCAGTTTGTAAGGATTGATATGGAAGGTTCAAAACATACGCAGACAACAATCAACCTGTTTAAGGAAGCTCAAAGACAATTTGGCAATCACGTTGGAATTGTAATTCAGGCATATCTGCACCGATCAAGAAATGATATCGAGGAACTGGCCGATTTAGGAGGAGACATCAGAATTTGCAAAGGGGCATATAACGAGCCAGAAGACATTGCGCTCCAAAATATGAATGCCATTCGCGATGCTTACAAATCATATGTAAAAGTCTTATTGAAGAAGACGTACTATCCGCGTATCGCCACTCACGATGATGAGTTGATTCAGTGGGTAAAACAGTATGCAAAAAAGGAAAATATCGACAAGTGTGGCTTTGAATTTCAAATGCTCTACGGACTTCGGGAGCAGACCATAATCGATTTGGTAAATGAAGGGTACAATGCCCGGATTTACGTACCCTATGGAACCATGTGGTTTCCCTATTTCAGGCGCCGCCTTGCAGAACGAAAAGAGAATATCTGGTTTGTGCTGAGTACTCTTTTTAAGCAGTGA
- a CDS encoding amidohydrolase family protein, with product MKLSKHTLQKFVPSLMGTGLIFLLTVGLTLSAIAQPSEPAPDRTEGDGPYERLIIRGANVIDGTGAPMSGPKDIVIEGNKIVEVRSVGYPGVPIDEERRPDGATHEIDAEGMYVMPGFIDMHVHTGGKPKVPEAEYVYKLWLGHGVTTVRGVPFGGHDWSLSEKARSANNEITAPRMVSYHRPGSGWDEGSIDTPEKAREWVRWAKEEGVDGLKVGAYDPEIMEALLDEGKTLGMGSTAHLAQSGVVRMNTLDAARLGLGAQTHFYGLFESMYDDRDVQPGPYDYNYQNEQDRFGQVARQWDMIVEPGGKEWNALIDEFLEYDFTMDPTMTIYEASRDVMRARNKDWHREYTLPTLWDFYKPSRRAHGSYWFYWTTEDEVAWKNYYNVWMQFLDDYKDAGGRVTTGSDSGFIYQLYGFGYIRELELLQEAGFHPLEVIRSATLSGAEELVKASGEDIDRGIIRPGKLADLVIVEENPIANLKVLYGNGAIRLKGVDEVERVGGVKYTIKDGIVYDAKQLLQDVRDMVDAQESELGEKEWY from the coding sequence ATGAAACTCTCCAAACATACGCTTCAAAAGTTTGTTCCATCATTGATGGGAACAGGCCTGATTTTCCTATTAACAGTGGGACTCACTTTGTCTGCCATCGCTCAACCTTCTGAACCTGCGCCCGACAGAACAGAAGGCGACGGGCCTTATGAAAGGCTAATTATCCGTGGTGCAAATGTCATTGATGGAACCGGCGCTCCTATGTCCGGGCCGAAAGATATTGTCATCGAGGGAAATAAAATTGTGGAGGTTCGAAGTGTTGGTTATCCCGGTGTGCCTATTGATGAAGAGAGACGCCCTGATGGTGCAACTCACGAGATTGACGCTGAAGGGATGTATGTGATGCCCGGATTTATCGATATGCATGTTCATACAGGTGGCAAACCAAAGGTGCCGGAAGCGGAATATGTTTACAAACTATGGTTGGGCCACGGTGTAACAACGGTACGGGGAGTTCCATTTGGAGGGCATGATTGGTCGCTAAGTGAAAAAGCGCGAAGTGCTAATAATGAGATTACAGCTCCGAGAATGGTTAGTTATCATCGCCCTGGTTCCGGTTGGGATGAAGGATCCATTGATACTCCGGAAAAGGCTCGCGAATGGGTTCGGTGGGCAAAAGAAGAAGGTGTTGATGGATTAAAAGTGGGAGCCTATGATCCGGAAATTATGGAAGCGTTGTTAGATGAAGGCAAAACGCTGGGAATGGGAAGTACTGCTCACCTTGCTCAATCCGGTGTGGTACGAATGAATACGCTTGATGCCGCTCGTTTGGGATTGGGAGCTCAAACTCATTTTTACGGTTTGTTTGAATCCATGTATGATGACAGAGATGTACAGCCCGGCCCATACGATTATAATTATCAAAATGAGCAAGATCGATTCGGACAGGTAGCCCGCCAATGGGATATGATCGTGGAGCCCGGTGGAAAGGAATGGAATGCATTGATTGATGAATTCCTGGAATACGATTTTACGATGGATCCAACCATGACCATCTATGAAGCCAGCCGTGATGTAATGAGAGCCCGAAATAAAGACTGGCATCGGGAATATACCCTGCCAACCCTGTGGGATTTTTACAAACCCAGCCGAAGAGCTCACGGTTCCTATTGGTTTTACTGGACGACCGAAGATGAAGTGGCATGGAAAAATTACTACAACGTTTGGATGCAATTTCTGGATGACTATAAAGATGCCGGGGGGCGGGTTACAACCGGATCAGATTCAGGATTTATTTACCAGTTGTATGGATTCGGATACATTCGTGAGTTGGAACTCCTTCAGGAAGCCGGTTTCCATCCGCTTGAAGTGATTCGGTCGGCAACCCTTTCCGGTGCAGAGGAACTTGTAAAAGCCAGTGGTGAAGACATTGATCGTGGAATTATTCGTCCGGGCAAACTCGCCGATTTAGTGATTGTGGAGGAGAATCCCATTGCGAATTTGAAAGTGCTTTACGGAAACGGCGCAATACGGCTGAAAGGCGTGGATGAAGTAGAACGGGTTGGCGGTGTAAAATATACGATCAAAGATGGTATTGTATATGATGCCAAACAACTCCTGCAAGACGTGCGCGATATGGTGGATGCGCAGGAAAGTGAGCTCGGCGAAAAAGAGTGGTACTAA
- a CDS encoding amidohydrolase family protein, producing MTHSPRLRSKYLLVLLLFLMISTSELYAQNQFGELAEGPYGKLVIQNAMVIPGHGGPPVGPYDIIIEGNMITDMVPFDPVTAERRGDTDRPTGDRTIDATGKYIMPGMIDLHMHLRQEPMPIEYVYYTKLAHGVTTLVPAPDRGLDTAMDEAERSANNEILAPRMFPIWGWGSNTDFDREFLENPENAPEIAEEMMSRGAHVVSVGSLGWNQELLGAVCEAVTEAGGITTYHIPPNTTSVTQAVDAARLGVTMIEHHYAYAESSLDRQVQDYPRDYNYNDENARFRHAGKVWTEANKERLLGEVADSLVAYGVHMLPTRVVYEANRDILRATSLPWHEKYTHQALINWNLPNPAFHGSYHYDWTSDDEFYWSYAFDLWGDLIYEFNKRGGHVSYGTDDNYIWATPGFSNIRELQLLRETGLHTLEVLKAATYNSAITLRQEKLGLVRPGYKADLMIVDGSPLYNLRFMYSFGAVTLDENGEMMRTNGIEHTIKDGVVINNERLMEEVERMVKESKEGIDESNIQNSPFLIEGE from the coding sequence ATGACACATTCTCCAAGACTTAGAAGTAAATATCTGCTTGTTCTTTTGTTGTTTCTGATGATTAGCACATCAGAACTTTATGCTCAAAATCAATTTGGTGAGCTTGCTGAAGGCCCATATGGCAAATTGGTCATCCAAAATGCGATGGTAATTCCAGGGCATGGTGGGCCGCCTGTGGGTCCCTACGATATTATCATCGAAGGAAATATGATTACGGATATGGTTCCGTTCGATCCGGTTACCGCTGAGCGTCGGGGTGATACAGATCGGCCAACCGGCGACCGGACCATCGATGCTACCGGCAAATATATCATGCCGGGAATGATCGATTTGCACATGCATTTGAGACAGGAACCCATGCCAATCGAATATGTTTATTACACAAAACTGGCCCACGGCGTGACTACGCTTGTGCCGGCGCCCGATCGCGGACTCGATACCGCAATGGACGAAGCAGAACGAAGTGCGAATAATGAGATTCTGGCTCCCCGAATGTTTCCAATCTGGGGCTGGGGAAGTAATACGGATTTCGACAGAGAATTTTTGGAGAATCCGGAAAATGCTCCGGAAATAGCCGAAGAGATGATGAGCCGGGGAGCACATGTCGTAAGCGTCGGAAGTTTGGGGTGGAATCAGGAATTACTGGGTGCCGTTTGCGAAGCGGTAACCGAAGCCGGCGGAATCACAACCTATCATATTCCCCCAAATACAACCTCTGTTACACAAGCTGTGGATGCCGCACGGCTTGGGGTGACAATGATTGAGCATCACTATGCTTATGCCGAATCTTCGCTCGACCGCCAGGTACAGGACTATCCGCGGGATTACAATTACAATGATGAAAATGCCCGTTTTCGTCATGCAGGAAAAGTCTGGACCGAGGCAAACAAAGAACGTTTATTGGGCGAAGTTGCAGACTCTCTTGTTGCATATGGAGTTCACATGCTTCCCACGCGGGTCGTTTACGAAGCCAATCGCGATATTCTTCGGGCAACCAGCCTTCCCTGGCATGAAAAATATACGCATCAGGCACTCATCAACTGGAATCTGCCGAATCCAGCTTTTCATGGTTCTTATCACTATGACTGGACTTCCGATGATGAATTCTACTGGAGTTACGCTTTTGATTTATGGGGAGATCTGATTTATGAATTCAATAAACGCGGCGGACACGTTTCCTACGGCACAGATGATAACTACATTTGGGCTACGCCCGGTTTCTCCAATATTCGGGAGTTACAACTGCTTCGCGAAACCGGTTTACATACCCTCGAAGTACTGAAAGCAGCTACGTACAACAGCGCAATAACATTGCGGCAGGAAAAACTTGGCCTGGTTCGCCCGGGTTATAAAGCGGATTTAATGATTGTGGATGGCAGCCCGCTTTACAATTTGCGTTTCATGTATTCATTCGGGGCGGTTACTCTTGATGAGAATGGTGAAATGATGCGGACGAATGGCATTGAACATACCATCAAGGATGGTGTTGTTATCAATAATGAACGGTTGATGGAAGAGGTAGAACGGATGGTGAAAGAATCCAAAGAAGGGATTGATGAATCCAATATTCAGAACTCTCCATTTTTGATTGAAGGCGAATAA